Proteins encoded together in one Etheostoma cragini isolate CJK2018 chromosome 11, CSU_Ecrag_1.0, whole genome shotgun sequence window:
- the pou2f1b gene encoding POU domain, class 2, transcription factor 1b isoform X5 produces the protein MADGGAASQDECSGPDAKVNNQSETTKCAMESGDGNTGIQINGFDFQRQTVPTTSAITNAHAQALLQQSKSEDSSALPTSVQQSVLPQTQLMLAGGQIAGLTLTPAQQQMLIQQAQAQLLAAAVQHSANQQNSTTGASISASAATPITQLPLSQPIQIASQLQQQNLSLPQFVLVQPGHSIATQLQPAQFFISQTPHGQQGILQAQSLLTQLPQSQANLLPTQPCITLATQPATPTRTTAATPIQSLPHSQTPPKRLDTPTMEEPSDLEELEQFAKTFKQRRIKLGFTQGDVGLAMGKLYGNDFSQTTISRFEALNLSFKNMCKLKPLLEKWLNDAENLTSDQALSSPSALCSPGMGIEGINRRRKKRTSIETNIRVALEKSFLENQKPTSEEITMIADQLNMEKEVIRVWFCNRRQKEKRINPPSSCNSGGGGTPIKTLFTPSSPLVASTASLVSSSTINTPTTLTVNPVMPLTSTSVSSLSFTGTTVGATNTASVISTAPLMTTASSPSLSPSPTTIHSSTESKAQTIVTQAPTSIATSLGTGQLMVTASGLSAALQGAQLPSGFAAMAAAAAGLNPGLMSSQFASGGALLSLASGGLGSPAFMSNNTLATIQGVYQSLASGGTIPITSLDGGNLLFANTSAGNTPNLVTTPLFLNPQNLSLLTSNPVSLVSAGAGGLQVTADAHHQATTAAVPVQASTITTASKAQ, from the exons atggCGGACGGAGGAGCAGCGAGTCAAGATGAGTGTTCAGGACCAG ATGCTAAAGTGAATAATCAGTCAGAAACTACTAAATGTGCAATGGAAAGTGGTGACGGGAACACCG GAATCCAAATCAATGGGTTTGACTTTCAGAGGCAGACGGTGCCAACCACAAGTGCAATCACTAATGCACATGCACAAGCCCTCCTTCAACAG TCGAAGTCGGAAGACTCGAGTGCTCTTCCGACCTCCGTCCAGCAGAGCGTATTGCCTCAAACCCAGCTCATGTTGGCCGGAGGACAGATTGCAGGA TTGACCCTGACCCCAGCGCAGCAGCAGATGTTGATCCAGCAGGCCCAAGCTCAACTCCTAGCTGCTGCCGTGCAGCATTCAGCTAACCAGCAGAACAGCACCACTGGGGCCAGCATCTCGGCGTCCGCAGCCACACCCATTACCCAGCTGCCCCTGTCACAGCCCATCCAGATCGCTTCT cagctacagcagcagaatTTAAGTCTGCCTCAGTTTGTTCTGGTGCAGCCTGGCCACTCAATCGCCACACAACTGCAGCCTGCTCAATTCTTCATCTCCCAGACACCGCATGGCCAACAGG GCATATTGCAAGCCCAGAGTCTTCTAACTCAACTACCTCAAAGCCAAGCTAACCTCCTGCCGACTCAACCATGCATCACCCTTGCTACTCAG CCTGCCACTCCAACCCGCACAACAGCAGCCACACCTATTCAGTCCCTGCCCCACAGTCAGACACCACCCAAGCGGTTGGATACCCCCACTATGGAGGAGCCTAGCGATCTGGAGGAACTGGAACAATTTGCCAAGACCTTCAAACAGAGGCGTATTAAACTGGGCTTCACGCAG GGCGATGTTGGCCTGGCCATGGGGAAGCTGTATGGAAACGACTTCAGCCAAACTACCATCTCTCGCTTTGAGGCCTTGAATCTGAGCTTTAAGAACATGTGCAAACTCAAGCCATTGCTGGAGAAGTGGCTCAACGATGCAG AGAACCTGACATCTGACCAGGCCCTGTCCAGCCCCAGTGCCCTGTGCTCCCCAGGCATGGGCATAGAGGGGATCAATCGCAGACGGAAGAAGAGGACCAGTATTGAGACCAACATCCGAGTGGCCTTAGAAAAAAGCTTTCTGGAG AACCAAAAACCTACCTCTGAAGAGATCACCATGATCGCTGACCAGCTCAACATGGAGAAGGAGGTGATCCGGGTCTGGTTCTGCAATCGCcgacagaaagagaagaggattAACCCCCCCAGCAGCTGCAACAGTGGCGGAGGTGGCACCCCCATCAAAACCCTCTTTACCCCTAGTAGCCCTTTG GTGGCCAGCACAGCAAGCCTTGTGAGCAGTTCAACTATTAACACACCCACCACTCTGACTGTAAACCCAGTGATGCCTCTCACCAGCACCAGCGTCTCAAGTTTGTCTTTCACAG GCACGACAGTTGGAGCCACAAACACTGCATccgtcatatccactgcacctTTGATGACTACAGCCAGCTCTCCATCTTTGAGCCCGTCGCCAACGACTATTCACTCTTCGACAGAAAGCAAGGCGCAAACCATCGTCACCCAGGCACCGACATCCATCGCTACTAGTTTAGGGACGGGTCAGCTGATGGTGACAGCGTCAGGGTTGTCCGCGGCGCTGCAGGGGGCCCAGTTACCTAGCGGCTTTGCTGCTAtggccgctgctgctgctgggctcAACCCAGGACTGATGTCCTCCCAGTTTGCCTCAGG GGGGGCCCTGCTCAGTCTGGCCTCTGGTGGCCTAGGTAGTCCTGCCTTCATGAGCAACAATACCTTGGCTACTATCCAAGGTGTATATCAAT CTCTGGCATCGGGCGGAACGATCCCCATCACTTCTCTGGATGGTGGCAACCTGCTGTTTGCCAACACGTCTGCTGGTAACACGCCCAACCTAGTGACCACGCCGCTCTTCCTGAACCCCCAGAACCTGTCGCTGCTCACCAGTAACCCCGTCAGCCTGGTGTCGGCCGGGGCGGGGGGGCTGCAGGTCACTGCTGATGCCCATCATCAAGCAACCACGGCTGCTGTGCCTGTGCAAGCCTCGACCATTACCACTGCCTCCAAGGCTCAGTGA
- the pou2f1b gene encoding POU domain, class 2, transcription factor 1b isoform X3, which yields MADGGAASQDECSGPDAKVNNQSETTKCAMESGDGNTGIQINGFDFQRQTVPTTSAITNAHAQALLQQSKSEDSSALPTSVQQSVLPQTQLMLAGGQIAGLTLTPAQQQMLIQQAQAQLLAAAVQHSANQQNSTTGASISASAATPITQLPLSQPIQIASQLQQQNLSLPQFVLVQPGHSIATQLQPAQFFISQTPHGQQGILQAQSLLTQLPQSQANLLPTQPCITLATQPATPTRTTAATPIQSLPHSQTPPKRLDTPTMEEPSDLEELEQFAKTFKQRRIKLGFTQGDVGLAMGKLYGNDFSQTTISRFEALNLSFKNMCKLKPLLEKWLNDAVCAENLTSDQALSSPSALCSPGMGIEGINRRRKKRTSIETNIRVALEKSFLENQKPTSEEITMIADQLNMEKEVIRVWFCNRRQKEKRINPPSSCNSGGGGTPIKTLFTPSSPLVASTASLVSSSTINTPTTLTVNPVMPLTSTSVSSLSFTGTTVGATNTASVISTAPLMTTASSPSLSPSPTTIHSSTESKAQTIVTQAPTSIATSLGTGQLMVTASGLSAALQGAQLPSGFAAMAAAAAGLNPGLMSSQFASGGALLSLASGGLGSPAFMSNNTLATIQGVYQSLASGGTIPITSLDGGNLLFANTSAGNTPNLVTTPLFLNPQNLSLLTSNPVSLVSAGAGGLQVTADAHHQATTAAVPVQASTITTASKAQ from the exons atggCGGACGGAGGAGCAGCGAGTCAAGATGAGTGTTCAGGACCAG ATGCTAAAGTGAATAATCAGTCAGAAACTACTAAATGTGCAATGGAAAGTGGTGACGGGAACACCG GAATCCAAATCAATGGGTTTGACTTTCAGAGGCAGACGGTGCCAACCACAAGTGCAATCACTAATGCACATGCACAAGCCCTCCTTCAACAG TCGAAGTCGGAAGACTCGAGTGCTCTTCCGACCTCCGTCCAGCAGAGCGTATTGCCTCAAACCCAGCTCATGTTGGCCGGAGGACAGATTGCAGGA TTGACCCTGACCCCAGCGCAGCAGCAGATGTTGATCCAGCAGGCCCAAGCTCAACTCCTAGCTGCTGCCGTGCAGCATTCAGCTAACCAGCAGAACAGCACCACTGGGGCCAGCATCTCGGCGTCCGCAGCCACACCCATTACCCAGCTGCCCCTGTCACAGCCCATCCAGATCGCTTCT cagctacagcagcagaatTTAAGTCTGCCTCAGTTTGTTCTGGTGCAGCCTGGCCACTCAATCGCCACACAACTGCAGCCTGCTCAATTCTTCATCTCCCAGACACCGCATGGCCAACAGG GCATATTGCAAGCCCAGAGTCTTCTAACTCAACTACCTCAAAGCCAAGCTAACCTCCTGCCGACTCAACCATGCATCACCCTTGCTACTCAG CCTGCCACTCCAACCCGCACAACAGCAGCCACACCTATTCAGTCCCTGCCCCACAGTCAGACACCACCCAAGCGGTTGGATACCCCCACTATGGAGGAGCCTAGCGATCTGGAGGAACTGGAACAATTTGCCAAGACCTTCAAACAGAGGCGTATTAAACTGGGCTTCACGCAG GGCGATGTTGGCCTGGCCATGGGGAAGCTGTATGGAAACGACTTCAGCCAAACTACCATCTCTCGCTTTGAGGCCTTGAATCTGAGCTTTAAGAACATGTGCAAACTCAAGCCATTGCTGGAGAAGTGGCTCAACGATGCAG TTTGTGCAGAGAACCTGACATCTGACCAGGCCCTGTCCAGCCCCAGTGCCCTGTGCTCCCCAGGCATGGGCATAGAGGGGATCAATCGCAGACGGAAGAAGAGGACCAGTATTGAGACCAACATCCGAGTGGCCTTAGAAAAAAGCTTTCTGGAG AACCAAAAACCTACCTCTGAAGAGATCACCATGATCGCTGACCAGCTCAACATGGAGAAGGAGGTGATCCGGGTCTGGTTCTGCAATCGCcgacagaaagagaagaggattAACCCCCCCAGCAGCTGCAACAGTGGCGGAGGTGGCACCCCCATCAAAACCCTCTTTACCCCTAGTAGCCCTTTG GTGGCCAGCACAGCAAGCCTTGTGAGCAGTTCAACTATTAACACACCCACCACTCTGACTGTAAACCCAGTGATGCCTCTCACCAGCACCAGCGTCTCAAGTTTGTCTTTCACAG GCACGACAGTTGGAGCCACAAACACTGCATccgtcatatccactgcacctTTGATGACTACAGCCAGCTCTCCATCTTTGAGCCCGTCGCCAACGACTATTCACTCTTCGACAGAAAGCAAGGCGCAAACCATCGTCACCCAGGCACCGACATCCATCGCTACTAGTTTAGGGACGGGTCAGCTGATGGTGACAGCGTCAGGGTTGTCCGCGGCGCTGCAGGGGGCCCAGTTACCTAGCGGCTTTGCTGCTAtggccgctgctgctgctgggctcAACCCAGGACTGATGTCCTCCCAGTTTGCCTCAGG GGGGGCCCTGCTCAGTCTGGCCTCTGGTGGCCTAGGTAGTCCTGCCTTCATGAGCAACAATACCTTGGCTACTATCCAAGGTGTATATCAAT CTCTGGCATCGGGCGGAACGATCCCCATCACTTCTCTGGATGGTGGCAACCTGCTGTTTGCCAACACGTCTGCTGGTAACACGCCCAACCTAGTGACCACGCCGCTCTTCCTGAACCCCCAGAACCTGTCGCTGCTCACCAGTAACCCCGTCAGCCTGGTGTCGGCCGGGGCGGGGGGGCTGCAGGTCACTGCTGATGCCCATCATCAAGCAACCACGGCTGCTGTGCCTGTGCAAGCCTCGACCATTACCACTGCCTCCAAGGCTCAGTGA
- the pou2f1b gene encoding POU domain, class 2, transcription factor 1b isoform X10: MLENTGGARADAKVNNQSETTKCAMESGDGNTGIQINGFDFQRQTVPTTSAITNAHAQALLQQLTLTPAQQQMLIQQAQAQLLAAAVQHSANQQNSTTGASISASAATPITQLPLSQPIQIASQLQQQNLSLPQFVLVQPGHSIATQLQPAQFFISQTPHGQQGILQAQSLLTQLPQSQANLLPTQPCITLATQPATPTRTTAATPIQSLPHSQTPPKRLDTPTMEEPSDLEELEQFAKTFKQRRIKLGFTQGDVGLAMGKLYGNDFSQTTISRFEALNLSFKNMCKLKPLLEKWLNDAVCAENLTSDQALSSPSALCSPGMGIEGINRRRKKRTSIETNIRVALEKSFLEQNQKPTSEEITMIADQLNMEKEVIRVWFCNRRQKEKRINPPSSCNSGGGGTPIKTLFTPSSPLVASTASLVSSSTINTPTTLTVNPVMPLTSTSVSSLSFTGTTVGATNTASVISTAPLMTTASSPSLSPSPTTIHSSTESKAQTIVTQAPTSIATSLGTGQLMVTASGLSAALQGAQLPSGFAAMAAAAAGLNPGLMSSQFASGGALLSLASGGLGSPAFMSNNTLATIQGVYQSLASGGTIPITSLDGGNLLFANTSAGNTPNLVTTPLFLNPQNLSLLTSNPVSLVSAGAGGLQVTADAHHQATTAAVPVQASTITTASKAQ, translated from the exons ATGCTGGAAAACACAGGTGGAGCAAGAGCGG ATGCTAAAGTGAATAATCAGTCAGAAACTACTAAATGTGCAATGGAAAGTGGTGACGGGAACACCG GAATCCAAATCAATGGGTTTGACTTTCAGAGGCAGACGGTGCCAACCACAAGTGCAATCACTAATGCACATGCACAAGCCCTCCTTCAACAG TTGACCCTGACCCCAGCGCAGCAGCAGATGTTGATCCAGCAGGCCCAAGCTCAACTCCTAGCTGCTGCCGTGCAGCATTCAGCTAACCAGCAGAACAGCACCACTGGGGCCAGCATCTCGGCGTCCGCAGCCACACCCATTACCCAGCTGCCCCTGTCACAGCCCATCCAGATCGCTTCT cagctacagcagcagaatTTAAGTCTGCCTCAGTTTGTTCTGGTGCAGCCTGGCCACTCAATCGCCACACAACTGCAGCCTGCTCAATTCTTCATCTCCCAGACACCGCATGGCCAACAGG GCATATTGCAAGCCCAGAGTCTTCTAACTCAACTACCTCAAAGCCAAGCTAACCTCCTGCCGACTCAACCATGCATCACCCTTGCTACTCAG CCTGCCACTCCAACCCGCACAACAGCAGCCACACCTATTCAGTCCCTGCCCCACAGTCAGACACCACCCAAGCGGTTGGATACCCCCACTATGGAGGAGCCTAGCGATCTGGAGGAACTGGAACAATTTGCCAAGACCTTCAAACAGAGGCGTATTAAACTGGGCTTCACGCAG GGCGATGTTGGCCTGGCCATGGGGAAGCTGTATGGAAACGACTTCAGCCAAACTACCATCTCTCGCTTTGAGGCCTTGAATCTGAGCTTTAAGAACATGTGCAAACTCAAGCCATTGCTGGAGAAGTGGCTCAACGATGCAG TTTGTGCAGAGAACCTGACATCTGACCAGGCCCTGTCCAGCCCCAGTGCCCTGTGCTCCCCAGGCATGGGCATAGAGGGGATCAATCGCAGACGGAAGAAGAGGACCAGTATTGAGACCAACATCCGAGTGGCCTTAGAAAAAAGCTTTCTGGAG CAGAACCAAAAACCTACCTCTGAAGAGATCACCATGATCGCTGACCAGCTCAACATGGAGAAGGAGGTGATCCGGGTCTGGTTCTGCAATCGCcgacagaaagagaagaggattAACCCCCCCAGCAGCTGCAACAGTGGCGGAGGTGGCACCCCCATCAAAACCCTCTTTACCCCTAGTAGCCCTTTG GTGGCCAGCACAGCAAGCCTTGTGAGCAGTTCAACTATTAACACACCCACCACTCTGACTGTAAACCCAGTGATGCCTCTCACCAGCACCAGCGTCTCAAGTTTGTCTTTCACAG GCACGACAGTTGGAGCCACAAACACTGCATccgtcatatccactgcacctTTGATGACTACAGCCAGCTCTCCATCTTTGAGCCCGTCGCCAACGACTATTCACTCTTCGACAGAAAGCAAGGCGCAAACCATCGTCACCCAGGCACCGACATCCATCGCTACTAGTTTAGGGACGGGTCAGCTGATGGTGACAGCGTCAGGGTTGTCCGCGGCGCTGCAGGGGGCCCAGTTACCTAGCGGCTTTGCTGCTAtggccgctgctgctgctgggctcAACCCAGGACTGATGTCCTCCCAGTTTGCCTCAGG GGGGGCCCTGCTCAGTCTGGCCTCTGGTGGCCTAGGTAGTCCTGCCTTCATGAGCAACAATACCTTGGCTACTATCCAAGGTGTATATCAAT CTCTGGCATCGGGCGGAACGATCCCCATCACTTCTCTGGATGGTGGCAACCTGCTGTTTGCCAACACGTCTGCTGGTAACACGCCCAACCTAGTGACCACGCCGCTCTTCCTGAACCCCCAGAACCTGTCGCTGCTCACCAGTAACCCCGTCAGCCTGGTGTCGGCCGGGGCGGGGGGGCTGCAGGTCACTGCTGATGCCCATCATCAAGCAACCACGGCTGCTGTGCCTGTGCAAGCCTCGACCATTACCACTGCCTCCAAGGCTCAGTGA
- the pou2f1b gene encoding POU domain, class 2, transcription factor 1b isoform X4: MADGGAASQDECSGPDAKVNNQSETTKCAMESGDGNTGIQINGFDFQRQTVPTTSAITNAHAQALLQQSKSEDSSALPTSVQQSVLPQTQLMLAGGQIAGLTLTPAQQQMLIQQAQAQLLAAAVQHSANQQNSTTGASISASAATPITQLPLSQPIQIASQLQQQNLSLPQFVLVQPGHSIATQLQPAQFFISQTPHGQQGILQAQSLLTQLPQSQANLLPTQPCITLATQPATPTRTTAATPIQSLPHSQTPPKRLDTPTMEEPSDLEELEQFAKTFKQRRIKLGFTQGDVGLAMGKLYGNDFSQTTISRFEALNLSFKNMCKLKPLLEKWLNDAENLTSDQALSSPSALCSPGMGIEGINRRRKKRTSIETNIRVALEKSFLEQNQKPTSEEITMIADQLNMEKEVIRVWFCNRRQKEKRINPPSSCNSGGGGTPIKTLFTPSSPLVASTASLVSSSTINTPTTLTVNPVMPLTSTSVSSLSFTGTTVGATNTASVISTAPLMTTASSPSLSPSPTTIHSSTESKAQTIVTQAPTSIATSLGTGQLMVTASGLSAALQGAQLPSGFAAMAAAAAGLNPGLMSSQFASGGALLSLASGGLGSPAFMSNNTLATIQGVYQSLASGGTIPITSLDGGNLLFANTSAGNTPNLVTTPLFLNPQNLSLLTSNPVSLVSAGAGGLQVTADAHHQATTAAVPVQASTITTASKAQ, from the exons atggCGGACGGAGGAGCAGCGAGTCAAGATGAGTGTTCAGGACCAG ATGCTAAAGTGAATAATCAGTCAGAAACTACTAAATGTGCAATGGAAAGTGGTGACGGGAACACCG GAATCCAAATCAATGGGTTTGACTTTCAGAGGCAGACGGTGCCAACCACAAGTGCAATCACTAATGCACATGCACAAGCCCTCCTTCAACAG TCGAAGTCGGAAGACTCGAGTGCTCTTCCGACCTCCGTCCAGCAGAGCGTATTGCCTCAAACCCAGCTCATGTTGGCCGGAGGACAGATTGCAGGA TTGACCCTGACCCCAGCGCAGCAGCAGATGTTGATCCAGCAGGCCCAAGCTCAACTCCTAGCTGCTGCCGTGCAGCATTCAGCTAACCAGCAGAACAGCACCACTGGGGCCAGCATCTCGGCGTCCGCAGCCACACCCATTACCCAGCTGCCCCTGTCACAGCCCATCCAGATCGCTTCT cagctacagcagcagaatTTAAGTCTGCCTCAGTTTGTTCTGGTGCAGCCTGGCCACTCAATCGCCACACAACTGCAGCCTGCTCAATTCTTCATCTCCCAGACACCGCATGGCCAACAGG GCATATTGCAAGCCCAGAGTCTTCTAACTCAACTACCTCAAAGCCAAGCTAACCTCCTGCCGACTCAACCATGCATCACCCTTGCTACTCAG CCTGCCACTCCAACCCGCACAACAGCAGCCACACCTATTCAGTCCCTGCCCCACAGTCAGACACCACCCAAGCGGTTGGATACCCCCACTATGGAGGAGCCTAGCGATCTGGAGGAACTGGAACAATTTGCCAAGACCTTCAAACAGAGGCGTATTAAACTGGGCTTCACGCAG GGCGATGTTGGCCTGGCCATGGGGAAGCTGTATGGAAACGACTTCAGCCAAACTACCATCTCTCGCTTTGAGGCCTTGAATCTGAGCTTTAAGAACATGTGCAAACTCAAGCCATTGCTGGAGAAGTGGCTCAACGATGCAG AGAACCTGACATCTGACCAGGCCCTGTCCAGCCCCAGTGCCCTGTGCTCCCCAGGCATGGGCATAGAGGGGATCAATCGCAGACGGAAGAAGAGGACCAGTATTGAGACCAACATCCGAGTGGCCTTAGAAAAAAGCTTTCTGGAG CAGAACCAAAAACCTACCTCTGAAGAGATCACCATGATCGCTGACCAGCTCAACATGGAGAAGGAGGTGATCCGGGTCTGGTTCTGCAATCGCcgacagaaagagaagaggattAACCCCCCCAGCAGCTGCAACAGTGGCGGAGGTGGCACCCCCATCAAAACCCTCTTTACCCCTAGTAGCCCTTTG GTGGCCAGCACAGCAAGCCTTGTGAGCAGTTCAACTATTAACACACCCACCACTCTGACTGTAAACCCAGTGATGCCTCTCACCAGCACCAGCGTCTCAAGTTTGTCTTTCACAG GCACGACAGTTGGAGCCACAAACACTGCATccgtcatatccactgcacctTTGATGACTACAGCCAGCTCTCCATCTTTGAGCCCGTCGCCAACGACTATTCACTCTTCGACAGAAAGCAAGGCGCAAACCATCGTCACCCAGGCACCGACATCCATCGCTACTAGTTTAGGGACGGGTCAGCTGATGGTGACAGCGTCAGGGTTGTCCGCGGCGCTGCAGGGGGCCCAGTTACCTAGCGGCTTTGCTGCTAtggccgctgctgctgctgggctcAACCCAGGACTGATGTCCTCCCAGTTTGCCTCAGG GGGGGCCCTGCTCAGTCTGGCCTCTGGTGGCCTAGGTAGTCCTGCCTTCATGAGCAACAATACCTTGGCTACTATCCAAGGTGTATATCAAT CTCTGGCATCGGGCGGAACGATCCCCATCACTTCTCTGGATGGTGGCAACCTGCTGTTTGCCAACACGTCTGCTGGTAACACGCCCAACCTAGTGACCACGCCGCTCTTCCTGAACCCCCAGAACCTGTCGCTGCTCACCAGTAACCCCGTCAGCCTGGTGTCGGCCGGGGCGGGGGGGCTGCAGGTCACTGCTGATGCCCATCATCAAGCAACCACGGCTGCTGTGCCTGTGCAAGCCTCGACCATTACCACTGCCTCCAAGGCTCAGTGA
- the pou2f1b gene encoding POU domain, class 2, transcription factor 1b isoform X6, protein MLENTGGARADAKVNNQSETTKCAMESGDGNTGIQINGFDFQRQTVPTTSAITNAHAQALLQQSKSEDSSALPTSVQQSVLPQTQLMLAGGQIAGLTLTPAQQQMLIQQAQAQLLAAAVQHSANQQNSTTGASISASAATPITQLPLSQPIQIASQLQQQNLSLPQFVLVQPGHSIATQLQPAQFFISQTPHGQQGILQAQSLLTQLPQSQANLLPTQPCITLATQPATPTRTTAATPIQSLPHSQTPPKRLDTPTMEEPSDLEELEQFAKTFKQRRIKLGFTQGDVGLAMGKLYGNDFSQTTISRFEALNLSFKNMCKLKPLLEKWLNDAVCAENLTSDQALSSPSALCSPGMGIEGINRRRKKRTSIETNIRVALEKSFLEQNQKPTSEEITMIADQLNMEKEVIRVWFCNRRQKEKRINPPSSCNSGGGGTPIKTLFTPSSPLVASTASLVSSSTINTPTTLTVNPVMPLTSTSVSSLSFTGTTVGATNTASVISTAPLMTTASSPSLSPSPTTIHSSTESKAQTIVTQAPTSIATSLGTGQLMVTASGLSAALQGAQLPSGFAAMAAAAAGLNPGLMSSQFASGGALLSLASGGLGSPAFMSNNTLATIQGVYQSLASGGTIPITSLDGGNLLFANTSAGNTPNLVTTPLFLNPQNLSLLTSNPVSLVSAGAGGLQVTADAHHQATTAAVPVQASTITTASKAQ, encoded by the exons ATGCTGGAAAACACAGGTGGAGCAAGAGCGG ATGCTAAAGTGAATAATCAGTCAGAAACTACTAAATGTGCAATGGAAAGTGGTGACGGGAACACCG GAATCCAAATCAATGGGTTTGACTTTCAGAGGCAGACGGTGCCAACCACAAGTGCAATCACTAATGCACATGCACAAGCCCTCCTTCAACAG TCGAAGTCGGAAGACTCGAGTGCTCTTCCGACCTCCGTCCAGCAGAGCGTATTGCCTCAAACCCAGCTCATGTTGGCCGGAGGACAGATTGCAGGA TTGACCCTGACCCCAGCGCAGCAGCAGATGTTGATCCAGCAGGCCCAAGCTCAACTCCTAGCTGCTGCCGTGCAGCATTCAGCTAACCAGCAGAACAGCACCACTGGGGCCAGCATCTCGGCGTCCGCAGCCACACCCATTACCCAGCTGCCCCTGTCACAGCCCATCCAGATCGCTTCT cagctacagcagcagaatTTAAGTCTGCCTCAGTTTGTTCTGGTGCAGCCTGGCCACTCAATCGCCACACAACTGCAGCCTGCTCAATTCTTCATCTCCCAGACACCGCATGGCCAACAGG GCATATTGCAAGCCCAGAGTCTTCTAACTCAACTACCTCAAAGCCAAGCTAACCTCCTGCCGACTCAACCATGCATCACCCTTGCTACTCAG CCTGCCACTCCAACCCGCACAACAGCAGCCACACCTATTCAGTCCCTGCCCCACAGTCAGACACCACCCAAGCGGTTGGATACCCCCACTATGGAGGAGCCTAGCGATCTGGAGGAACTGGAACAATTTGCCAAGACCTTCAAACAGAGGCGTATTAAACTGGGCTTCACGCAG GGCGATGTTGGCCTGGCCATGGGGAAGCTGTATGGAAACGACTTCAGCCAAACTACCATCTCTCGCTTTGAGGCCTTGAATCTGAGCTTTAAGAACATGTGCAAACTCAAGCCATTGCTGGAGAAGTGGCTCAACGATGCAG TTTGTGCAGAGAACCTGACATCTGACCAGGCCCTGTCCAGCCCCAGTGCCCTGTGCTCCCCAGGCATGGGCATAGAGGGGATCAATCGCAGACGGAAGAAGAGGACCAGTATTGAGACCAACATCCGAGTGGCCTTAGAAAAAAGCTTTCTGGAG CAGAACCAAAAACCTACCTCTGAAGAGATCACCATGATCGCTGACCAGCTCAACATGGAGAAGGAGGTGATCCGGGTCTGGTTCTGCAATCGCcgacagaaagagaagaggattAACCCCCCCAGCAGCTGCAACAGTGGCGGAGGTGGCACCCCCATCAAAACCCTCTTTACCCCTAGTAGCCCTTTG GTGGCCAGCACAGCAAGCCTTGTGAGCAGTTCAACTATTAACACACCCACCACTCTGACTGTAAACCCAGTGATGCCTCTCACCAGCACCAGCGTCTCAAGTTTGTCTTTCACAG GCACGACAGTTGGAGCCACAAACACTGCATccgtcatatccactgcacctTTGATGACTACAGCCAGCTCTCCATCTTTGAGCCCGTCGCCAACGACTATTCACTCTTCGACAGAAAGCAAGGCGCAAACCATCGTCACCCAGGCACCGACATCCATCGCTACTAGTTTAGGGACGGGTCAGCTGATGGTGACAGCGTCAGGGTTGTCCGCGGCGCTGCAGGGGGCCCAGTTACCTAGCGGCTTTGCTGCTAtggccgctgctgctgctgggctcAACCCAGGACTGATGTCCTCCCAGTTTGCCTCAGG GGGGGCCCTGCTCAGTCTGGCCTCTGGTGGCCTAGGTAGTCCTGCCTTCATGAGCAACAATACCTTGGCTACTATCCAAGGTGTATATCAAT CTCTGGCATCGGGCGGAACGATCCCCATCACTTCTCTGGATGGTGGCAACCTGCTGTTTGCCAACACGTCTGCTGGTAACACGCCCAACCTAGTGACCACGCCGCTCTTCCTGAACCCCCAGAACCTGTCGCTGCTCACCAGTAACCCCGTCAGCCTGGTGTCGGCCGGGGCGGGGGGGCTGCAGGTCACTGCTGATGCCCATCATCAAGCAACCACGGCTGCTGTGCCTGTGCAAGCCTCGACCATTACCACTGCCTCCAAGGCTCAGTGA